A section of the Paenibacillus odorifer genome encodes:
- the iolE gene encoding myo-inosose-2 dehydratase — MFKEHAVKLAIAPIAWTNDDMPELGKDNTFEQCISEMALAGFQGSEVGNKYPRSPERLRRALELRGLEIASAWFSAYLTVRPYEETAEAFCAHRDFLYEMGAKVIVVSEQGRSIQGQMDTPLFANKPVFTEAEWAALADGLGGLGRLAAEKGMALVYHHHMGTGVQTGGEIAKLMELTEPEEVSLLFDTGHLAFAGENPLEVLRIHLPRIKHVHLKDIRPEVVQRVLRDQLSFLQAVKAGAFTVPGDGCISFAEIFTELASYSYTGWFVVEAEQDPALADPLEYAIKARRYIRDLSGL; from the coding sequence ATGTTCAAAGAACATGCGGTCAAGCTGGCGATTGCTCCTATCGCTTGGACTAATGATGATATGCCTGAACTGGGAAAAGACAATACCTTTGAACAGTGCATTAGCGAAATGGCGCTTGCCGGGTTTCAGGGAAGCGAGGTGGGCAACAAGTATCCACGCTCTCCGGAACGGCTGCGCCGGGCACTGGAGCTTCGTGGACTTGAGATTGCCAGCGCTTGGTTCAGCGCGTATCTGACTGTGCGGCCATATGAGGAGACAGCGGAGGCTTTTTGCGCGCATCGTGATTTTTTATATGAGATGGGTGCGAAGGTGATTGTCGTCTCAGAGCAAGGGCGGAGTATTCAGGGACAAATGGATACGCCGCTATTTGCTAATAAACCTGTATTCACAGAAGCGGAGTGGGCCGCACTTGCCGATGGACTGGGTGGGCTTGGCCGGCTGGCTGCTGAAAAAGGTATGGCGCTTGTATACCATCATCATATGGGGACAGGGGTGCAGACTGGGGGCGAAATTGCTAAGCTAATGGAGCTCACGGAACCGGAAGAGGTGTCCCTGCTGTTCGATACCGGTCATCTAGCTTTTGCCGGTGAGAATCCCTTAGAGGTGCTGCGCATCCATCTACCTCGGATTAAACATGTCCATTTGAAGGATATACGTCCGGAGGTTGTTCAGCGTGTGCTGCGGGATCAGCTCAGTTTTCTCCAGGCTGTAAAAGCGGGCGCATTCACCGTACCTGGCGATGGATGTATATCCTTTGCGGAGATTTTCACCGAATTGGCAAGTTACTCTTATACGGGATGGTTTGTAGTGGAAGCGGAGCAGGATCCGGCACTTGCCGATCCACTGGAATATGCGATCAAGGCGCGCCGTTATATCAGAGATCTGAGTGGTTTATAG
- a CDS encoding helix-turn-helix domain-containing protein, which yields MFRSWYRRLLLSYFPIFLLTVTILIFASFVFINDISRMETKKADRITASYLMDNVDRTIKEAELSVLEAAERSDAYKRYFNNQGQIDMATVYAVAQNLRSLTRESPYIQSIYLYDKRNESVLTETGLKDLSGFVDEDWIGRITSGSLSEGWQPVREYKDEFQRTSIRVLTINKGMPLPFGSEGVLVINLKMSGMEQIVDGMVNEQLSFLTIFGADGQVVYQAHSDSEGAKNGKQLNTLYMERLGWTFSSGIKTGSLFSWVSVISYLWVAIALGTVVCAIFYLIYVTRRNYKPIQVIMNRIEGHQIRKLDQSNDRPDEMMLIDGVLEDLINHMTDYDKKSRENLLLQRSKLFNDLLQSERLDNVVQRMEELSPLSGAHSTSRFMVVLSEINRYDKVFQDRYTRGDQNTLKFALMNVFQELARSAELQAWAEWIGTDRAAILFLTTGSDEEMAEKIRVFAEDCRTWVEQNLRLSLSFAIGPVAAGPGEIRDSYAAAENVMQHKLLMYEDIALTEFGETRQPLLETFKYLQMIAEFVKQFRMSSGQWRELLEGVFDGFKQDYLQDDDIRSLIQAMLQMLSREVAVMSEQLQDELSAENAEKQLKRLEEAESIDEMKGILFEYLTDLFRTYVSVSETKSYRAMVTEMKNYIEENFTNPDLSLKHLSDRFQVSGKYASYLFKTEFKMKFVDFLTELRMKEAEKLLVETECSLQDIALQVGYANAITFGRVFKRVLGITPGDYRSLKRGRGTSRL from the coding sequence TTGTTCCGTTCCTGGTATCGCCGATTACTGCTGTCCTACTTTCCTATTTTTTTGCTTACTGTGACGATACTGATTTTTGCCTCTTTTGTATTTATTAATGATATTTCACGAATGGAAACCAAAAAAGCGGACCGTATCACCGCCAGCTATCTTATGGATAATGTGGACCGAACGATCAAGGAAGCTGAATTGTCAGTGCTGGAGGCTGCTGAACGCAGCGATGCTTATAAACGTTATTTTAACAATCAAGGCCAGATTGATATGGCGACCGTCTACGCTGTTGCCCAGAATCTACGCAGCTTGACGCGTGAATCGCCCTATATTCAGTCCATCTATCTTTATGACAAGAGAAATGAAAGCGTTTTAACAGAAACTGGATTAAAGGACCTTTCAGGATTTGTAGACGAGGATTGGATTGGCCGCATCACCTCCGGCTCTTTATCGGAAGGCTGGCAGCCTGTTAGGGAATACAAAGATGAATTTCAGCGTACGTCTATACGTGTGCTTACCATAAATAAAGGAATGCCGCTGCCCTTCGGCTCGGAGGGAGTGCTCGTAATCAATCTCAAGATGAGCGGAATGGAACAGATCGTCGACGGTATGGTCAACGAACAGTTGTCCTTTCTGACCATCTTTGGCGCAGATGGACAGGTGGTCTATCAGGCCCATTCGGACAGTGAAGGTGCCAAGAATGGGAAGCAGTTGAACACTTTATATATGGAAAGGCTTGGCTGGACGTTTTCCAGCGGGATCAAAACGGGCAGTCTATTCAGCTGGGTGTCGGTGATTTCTTACCTTTGGGTAGCTATTGCCTTAGGTACGGTTGTGTGCGCGATTTTTTACCTGATCTATGTTACGCGGCGGAACTATAAACCAATTCAGGTGATTATGAACCGGATTGAAGGCCATCAAATTCGCAAGCTGGACCAATCCAACGACAGACCGGACGAAATGATGCTCATTGACGGGGTGCTGGAAGATCTAATCAACCATATGACGGATTATGATAAGAAAAGCAGAGAGAATCTGCTGTTACAGCGCAGCAAGCTTTTCAACGATCTCTTGCAAAGCGAACGGTTGGACAATGTCGTCCAGCGGATGGAAGAGCTGTCGCCGCTCTCCGGAGCTCATTCCACATCCCGCTTTATGGTTGTGCTAAGCGAAATCAACCGCTACGACAAGGTTTTTCAAGATCGGTATACAAGGGGCGATCAGAACACGCTTAAATTTGCCCTGATGAATGTCTTTCAAGAATTGGCGCGGAGTGCGGAATTGCAGGCTTGGGCGGAGTGGATTGGGACTGACCGGGCGGCAATTCTCTTCCTGACCACAGGAAGTGATGAAGAGATGGCAGAGAAAATCCGTGTATTCGCTGAGGACTGCCGCACCTGGGTGGAGCAGAATTTGCGCCTCTCCCTAAGCTTCGCTATCGGGCCAGTGGCGGCTGGGCCAGGGGAGATTCGCGATTCCTATGCGGCAGCGGAGAATGTGATGCAGCACAAGCTTTTAATGTACGAAGACATCGCTTTAACGGAATTTGGAGAAACGCGCCAGCCGCTTCTTGAGACATTCAAGTATCTACAAATGATTGCTGAGTTTGTTAAGCAGTTCCGGATGTCGAGCGGCCAATGGCGGGAACTGCTGGAAGGTGTTTTTGATGGTTTTAAACAGGATTATTTACAAGATGATGATATTCGCTCTCTAATTCAGGCCATGCTACAGATGCTGAGCCGGGAAGTGGCTGTCATGTCTGAGCAGCTGCAGGATGAGCTGTCAGCGGAAAATGCGGAGAAGCAGCTGAAGCGGCTGGAAGAGGCAGAATCCATAGATGAAATGAAGGGGATTTTGTTTGAGTATTTGACTGATTTATTCCGCACTTATGTTTCTGTCAGTGAGACTAAAAGCTACCGGGCGATGGTAACCGAGATGAAGAACTATATAGAAGAGAATTTTACAAATCCCGATCTCTCCTTAAAGCATTTGAGCGACCGGTTTCAGGTATCCGGCAAATATGCCAGCTATCTATTTAAAACAGAATTTAAAATGAAATTTGTTGATTTTCTAACAGAGCTACGCATGAAGGAAGCCGAAAAGCTTTTAGTGGAAACGGAATGTTCGCTGCAGGATATTGCACTCCAGGTGGGGTATGCGAATGCAATTACATTCGGCAGGGTATTCAAACGAGTATTAGGAATCACGCCGGGTGACTACCGTTCTTTAAAGCGCGGGCGCGGGACCTCCAGACTATAG